In Camelina sativa cultivar DH55 chromosome 16, Cs, whole genome shotgun sequence, a single window of DNA contains:
- the LOC104752779 gene encoding serine carboxypeptidase-like 32, whose translation MNIFSVSIALCLCTFFAFVSSDTSEAKRDLVTNFPGQPKVSFRHYAGYVTVDEPSGRALFYWFFEAMTNYPNVKPLLLWLNGGPGCSSVGYGATQEIGPFLVDNKGNSVKSNPYAWNKEANVLFLESPAGVGFSYSNTSSDYRKLGDDFTARDTYAFLLKWFVRFPAYKENLFYIAGESYAGKYVPELAEVIYDKNKEHDDNLSLHINLKGILLGNPLTSYVEDWTGWVDYAWSHAVISDETYRVIKRSCNFNSNTTWDVKDCKEGVDEILKQYKEIDQFSLYTPTCIHHSSKLYSYANSKTIPRLFDGFDPCLDDYAKVFYNRADVQKALHATDGVHPKNWTICNADILNNWNWTDSKPSVLPIYKKLIAGGIRVWVYSGDTDGRVPVLSTRYCINKLELPIKTAWRPWYHEKQVSGWFQEYEGLTFATFRGAGHDVPSFKPSESLAFFSAFLNGVPPPSLRQS comes from the exons ATGAACATTTTCAGTGTATCCATTGCTTTGTGTCTTTGCACTTTTTTCGCTTTTGTTTCATCTGATACTTCAGAAGCAAAGAGAGATCTCGTGACAAACTTTCCTGGCCAACCAAAAGTTAGCTTCAGACATTACGCCGGTTATGTCACTGTCGATGAACCCAGTGGGAGGGCTTTGTTTTATTGGTTCTTCGAAGCTATGACTAATTATCCCAACGTGAAGCCTTTATTACTATGGCTTAATGGAG gtCCTGGCTGTTCTTCTGTGGGATACGGAGCAACACAAGAGATTGGTCCATTTCTCGTGGATAACAAAGGAAACAGTGTTAAGTCTAACCCCTACGCATGGAATAAAG AGGCCAACGTACTGTTTCTTGAATCTCCGGCTGGTGTTGGGTTTTCGTATTCAAACACAAGTAGTGATTATAGAAAACTCGGCGATGACTTTACag CGAGAGACACATATGCTTTTCTCCTAAAGTGGTTCGTGAGATTCCCAGCTTACAAAGAAAACTTGTTCTATATCGCAGGAGAGAGCTATGCAG GGAAATACGTACCCGAGCTTGCAGAGGTTATTTACGACAAGAACAAGGAACACGACGACAACTTGTCACTTCACATTAATTTAAAGGGCATTTTG CTTGGAAATCCGTTGACATCATACGTGGAAGATTGGACAGGATGGGTGGATTATGCGTGGAGCCACGCAGTGATATCAGACGAGACATATAGAGTCATAAAAAGAAGTTGCAATTTTAATAGTAACACTACTTGGGACGTTAAAGATTGCAAAGAAGGCGTAGACGAAATACTCAAACAATACAAAGAGATTGATCAATTCAGCCTCTACACTCCTACCTGCATTCACCATTCATCAAAGCTTTATTCCTACGCCAATTCCAAGACG ATACCGAGGCTGTTCGATGGCTTTGACCCGTGTTTGGATGATTACGCAAAAGTATTCTACAACCGAGCTGATGTTCAGAAAGCTCTTCACGCCACTGATGGTGTACATCCCAAGAACTGGACCATTTGCAA TGCTGATATTCTAAATAATTGGAACTGGACTGATTCAAAGCCTTCGGTTTTGCCTATATATAAGAAACTCATCGCAGGAGGAATTAGAGTTTGGGTTTACAG CGGTGATACTGACGGAAGAGTTCCGGTACTCTCAACAAGGTACTGCATAAATAAACTGGAATTACCAATCAAGACAGCTTGGAGGCCATGGTACCATGAAAAACAG GTAAGTGGATGGTTTCAAGAATACGAAGGTCTAACGTTTGCAACGTTCAGAGGAGCAGGGCATGATGTGCCTTCCTTCAAACCCAGTGAATCCCTCGCGTTTTTCTCTGCCTTCCTCAACGGAGTTCCTCCTCCTTCATTGCGACAGAgttag